The DNA sequence GCACATCATTGGCCGCCTTCGCCAACATGGAAGCACCGCTTACGCCGCTTGAGTTTGCCCGGCGCGCCCGCCGACTTTACTCCCATCGCGAAGCCGTGGTGGACGGGGCGCTGCGGCTGACCTACGCGCAGTTCTTCGACCGTTGCGATCGCTGGTCGGCGGTGCTTCAGAAGCTGGGCGTGCGACCCGGCGACCGCGTCGCCTGCATCGCCCCGAACACACACGAGCATCTGGAAGCCTATTATGCCGTGCCCCAAATCGGCGCGATCATCGTCCCGATCAACTACCGCCTGCGCGCCGACGATTTTGCTTATATCATAGGCCACAGTGGGGCGTGTGTGGTCTGCGCGCAGGCTGACTATCTGGATGCCGTAGATCAGGTGCGGGCGCAATTGCCGGGCGTAAAGCATTTCGTCGCCTTTGACGGGAGCAAACCCGGCTGGCTGTCGTACGAGGAGAATCTGGCGGCCGCTTCGCCGAAGTTTGAAATTGCGTCCGTCCGGGAGAACGAGTTGCTCTCGATCAATTACACCAGCGGCACCACCGCGCGGCCCAAGGGCGTGATGTTGACCCACCGGAACATTTATCTGAACATTCTTGGCCGGCTGGCGCACAACCACATGACCTCCGCTGAACGTTATCTGTGGACGCTGCCGATGTTCCACGTGAACGGCTGGTGCTTCGTCTGGACCATCACCGCCGTGGGAGGAACGCATGTCTGCCTGCGCAAGCCGGAGACGAAAGCAATTTTCGAACTTCTTGGACGGGAACGCGTCACCCTGTTTTGTGCCGCTCCGACTGTGCTCATCGGCATCGCCAGCGCGCCGGAGGAACTACGCCGCGCGGCGCCACGCGGCGTGCGCGTACTGACGGCGGGCGCACCTCCTGCCGCCGCCACCATCGAACGGATCGAAGGCGAACTGGGTTGGTCCATCACCCATGTTTATGGCCTTACCGAAGTCTCGCCCATCGTGACCATCTGCGAACCGCGACCCGACGACAGCCGGCTCGACGCCCGGGAGGCGGCAAGGTTGAAAGCCCGGCAGGGAGTCGAGTGTCTCGCCGCCGGCGAAGTGCGAGTGGTGGACGACGCGGGACATGAGGTGCCCCACGATGGTCGCACGATGGGGGAAATTGTCATGCGCGGCCACGCGGTCATGGCCGGTTATTACAAGGATCCGGCGGCTACAGCCCTGGCGATTCGCGATGGCTGGTTTCACAGCGGCGATGCCGCCGTCGTGCATCCGGATGGTTATCTCGAAATTCGGGACCGCTGGAAGGACATCATCATCAGTGGCGGCGAGAACATTTCTTCTGTGGAGGTGGAAGGTGTCCTGCTCCGGCACCCGGCCGTGCAAGAGGTCGCAGTGGTGGGATGGTCACACGAGAAATGGGGCGAGGCGCCGCACGCTTTCGTTGTTCTTCGCGACGGCGTGAAAACGGAGGCGGCCGAGCTGCGGCGCTTCTGTCGCGACCAACTGGCGCATTTCAAAGTCCCGCAGGAGTTCCACTTCATCGCCGAACTGCCCAAGACGGCCACCGGCAAGGTCCAGAAGTATGTGTTGCGCGGCGGCCAGCCGAACATGGCTGCGCAGTAGTTGTTCATGGCGCCAAGCTGACTTGAACGACGGCAACGGTCTTTTTGACCCGCGCTGGAAATGAGGCCGCGACTCAGCCCGGACAAAACTTCGGGTTTGCCGTAATCACACGGATTGCTTCAGCGAGTAAATCACTGCCGCGCAAAGGCCGGGCTTTCATCTGCGAGGGTGCGGGCGGTTCGCCGTCAAGCCGGTCCAGGAGATTCACAACGATTTCCTCCAATGGGTGACTTTGGTTTCAGAGACTTTCCAAATGGATTGTACACTGGCACGCCGTCGTCGTAGGATCCGAAAGATGTTGAAACCGGACATTTCCTCAAATATGCAAGTGCCTCTAACAGCGGCTGGCTGGAGTAGTGAATTGAAAACGAACGCGCTGGAGTATCGAATGGCATGACGCACCGGCTCGGCAAAAACCTCGACGGCTACCACGGCGAAACGATCGACATCACCGTCGTGCTGAATGATTGCCTGGCCGCCGCGCGCAGGCATGGTTGGAACCTCCAGGAAATTCACGTGGCGCCCGGTCGTGATTTGCTGGCCTTCACACGCCGCGCATCCGACCTCACACCCAACACAAAACGCATTTACCTCAGCGCCGGCATTCACGGTGACGAGCCGGCCGCGCCGCTGGCCGTCCGCCAGTTGTTGCAGGAGAATCAATGGCCCGCCGCCGTGGACCTCTGGCTTTGCCCGTGCCTGAATCCCACCGGCTTTCCACTCAATCGACGCGAGAATGCGGACGGCGTGGATCTCAACCGGCAGTATCTTCACCTGCAGGCTGCGGAGACGCGCGCCCACATTGCCTGGCTGGAACGACAGCCGGGATTCGATGTCTGCCTTTGTCTCCATGAAGATTGGGAATCGCACGGCTTCTATGTCTATGAATTGAATCCGGATAATCTTCCTTCATTCGCTGAGACCATCGTGGAGAGCGTCTCGAAGGTTTGTCCCATCGACCAGTCACCCGTAATTGAAGGTCGCGAAGCGCACAACGGAATCATCCGTCCCAGCGCCGATCCGCGCTCGCGCCCCGAATGGCCCGAGGCGTTTTATCTCTTCACTTACAAGACGCGATTGAGCTACACGCTCGAAGCGCCGTCGGATTTTCCGCTACCAACTCGCGTCAACGCGCTCTTTACCGGCGTAAATGCGGCGTTCAAATCGATCCTGTAGCTGCGTCTCGTCAGAGCGCGGCAAACCTTCCTTCCTAGATCATTGGGGCGGTCTCACGACCCGCCGCTACGGAATCACTTCAAGCTCGCCGCACGCCGCTTCACCCACTCCTTGCCGAGTTCCGTCAATGTCTTCGCCTTCAACACCCGCTCCGCCAACGGGAACACGATGCGCTCTTCCTTGTCGAAATGTTTGCGCGACGCCGTGACTGCTCCGAGCAAGAGCTGCTTGGCCTCCTTGACCGATTTGGCCGTGCGCAATTTGGTGAACGTCTCCTCGATCAATTCGTGTTCGTGATGGAACGTCTCGCTCTGGCCAATCTGCTCGAAACAATGCTCCAGTGGTTTGATGAACAGTTCGTCCTCGGTCTGCGAGTGCGGCAACATGACCTTGTCCACGAGCGCCGCGAGGGACTTCGCCTCTGCCAACGTCTTGAGACGCGGCGCGGCGGCCTCGACGTGGTCAAAGAGATGATGAAACACAGTGTGTTCCGCCCGCAAAATGTCCGTGATCTTCATGGTGCAACGACGACACCAAGCAAATAACTCATCGCCGCCGATTCCGCCAGACGTTTCTTGTCTTAATTAAGCGTACAGGCGCGGAAACGCGGAGGATTTGAGCCACATGGAAACATGATTCCCGTTGAAGAAGGCGAGCTACGTCAACGGATTCATGGGAAAACTCTGAAATAGTTTCGACACAATTTCCTTTCCGCGTAACCCTGCAAACAAATTAATTTGTCAATGGTGTTGCGCCAGCATCCAGTAGCGCTCGCACGATTTTGTGCCTTTTTTTTGCACGGGCTAGTTTGATTGGCGGTGAACTCAGTTTTCCGGTCAAGTTAGGATCTGCACCGGCTGCGATGAGCGCCAAAGCAACTTCATCAAGCCCACCTTGGATTGCTTTTTGCAGAGCGGAAATCTCATGTGGCATGACATTGATGTTCACTCCAATTGAAATGAGGTAAAGCGCTACTGAAGTGCAACCTAATTTGCAGGCTTCCCACAGGCAGTAGTCATTCACTTTTGCACCTGCCGCCACTGCTTGTTTCAAAAAATCAAACCAGTCTTCGAACGATCGTAGCTGCGGCTTTTCTTCGCTCACCATTTCGATTGCTCGCACAAACCACTTCAATGGCGAACTCTTGCGCCAATACATTTCAATCGTTTTGAAAGCCGCCTCGCTTGCCGCGTTACAGCCAGGATGTGTTTCCAGCGCAACTGACGCACCCGCTCGAACCAATTCCTGGGCTATTTCAAAATGATGCTGTTTGATCGCTCCGTTGAGCGCAGAGCCGGGAAACACCTCGAAATTGACTTTCGCGATCTGATTCACGTCCGCACCGGCAGCAATCAATTCGCGAACAACCTCCAAATGGCCACACCGAGCAGCAGTCTCCAAGGGCGGACGCTTGTCTTTTCTTCCGGCGTTGACGTTCGCACCGGCAGCAATTCGCTCTCGGATGATGGCTAGATTTCCGTCCAAGCACGCTTGGAGCAACTTTGTGTCAGACCGTGGCGCACGTTGTCTTTTCTCGTCCATTCTCGTTGGGTTCGGTGTTAAGAATAATTCTCCATCCCCACGCAAGAGCAAACCAGATTTCGGTCGCCATACACATTGTCGATGCGGCCCACGTAAGGCCAGAATTTATGCTCATGCAGCCACTTTGCCGGGAAGACGGCCTGGTCGCGCGGATAGGGATGATTCCAGTTGTCGGCGGCGATCATGTCGGCAGTGTGCGGCGCGTTCTTGAGCAGATTGTTTTGCTTGTCGGCCTGACCGGATTCGATGGCTCGGATTTCAGCGTGAATGGCAATCATAGCGTCACAGAAACGATCCAGTTCGGCTTTCGATTCGCTCTCG is a window from the Verrucomicrobiota bacterium genome containing:
- a CDS encoding long-chain-fatty-acid--CoA ligase is translated as MEAPLTPLEFARRARRLYSHREAVVDGALRLTYAQFFDRCDRWSAVLQKLGVRPGDRVACIAPNTHEHLEAYYAVPQIGAIIVPINYRLRADDFAYIIGHSGACVVCAQADYLDAVDQVRAQLPGVKHFVAFDGSKPGWLSYEENLAAASPKFEIASVRENELLSINYTSGTTARPKGVMLTHRNIYLNILGRLAHNHMTSAERYLWTLPMFHVNGWCFVWTITAVGGTHVCLRKPETKAIFELLGRERVTLFCAAPTVLIGIASAPEELRRAAPRGVRVLTAGAPPAAATIERIEGELGWSITHVYGLTEVSPIVTICEPRPDDSRLDAREAARLKARQGVECLAAGEVRVVDDAGHEVPHDGRTMGEIVMRGHAVMAGYYKDPAATALAIRDGWFHSGDAAVVHPDGYLEIRDRWKDIIISGGENISSVEVEGVLLRHPAVQEVAVVGWSHEKWGEAPHAFVVLRDGVKTEAAELRRFCRDQLAHFKVPQEFHFIAELPKTATGKVQKYVLRGGQPNMAAQ
- a CDS encoding hemerythrin domain-containing protein; the protein is MKITDILRAEHTVFHHLFDHVEAAAPRLKTLAEAKSLAALVDKVMLPHSQTEDELFIKPLEHCFEQIGQSETFHHEHELIEETFTKLRTAKSVKEAKQLLLGAVTASRKHFDKEERIVFPLAERVLKAKTLTELGKEWVKRRAASLK
- a CDS encoding M14 family metallocarboxypeptidase; this encodes MTHRLGKNLDGYHGETIDITVVLNDCLAAARRHGWNLQEIHVAPGRDLLAFTRRASDLTPNTKRIYLSAGIHGDEPAAPLAVRQLLQENQWPAAVDLWLCPCLNPTGFPLNRRENADGVDLNRQYLHLQAAETRAHIAWLERQPGFDVCLCLHEDWESHGFYVYELNPDNLPSFAETIVESVSKVCPIDQSPVIEGREAHNGIIRPSADPRSRPEWPEAFYLFTYKTRLSYTLEAPSDFPLPTRVNALFTGVNAAFKSIL
- a CDS encoding ankyrin repeat domain-containing protein produces the protein MDEKRQRAPRSDTKLLQACLDGNLAIIRERIAAGANVNAGRKDKRPPLETAARCGHLEVVRELIAAGADVNQIAKVNFEVFPGSALNGAIKQHHFEIAQELVRAGASVALETHPGCNAASEAAFKTIEMYWRKSSPLKWFVRAIEMVSEEKPQLRSFEDWFDFLKQAVAAGAKVNDYCLWEACKLGCTSVALYLISIGVNINVMPHEISALQKAIQGGLDEVALALIAAGADPNLTGKLSSPPIKLARAKKRHKIVRALLDAGATPLTN